A DNA window from Camelina sativa cultivar DH55 chromosome 13, Cs, whole genome shotgun sequence contains the following coding sequences:
- the LOC104736377 gene encoding dnaJ homolog subfamily C member 17-like: MEGFVDHYLVLGLPSGEEALKLTEKEIGKAYKLKALDLHPDKRPDDPDAHEKFQRLKTSYEVLKDEKARKLFDDLLRIQREKQQKKSQVDYKRRKLMSDLEGRERSAFSPESAARPYDEEERIARKLKEEIERIRARHAKKKSGFETPESGVDEKKKEERSSAGASSVQLDKERTLKVSWEASGQGYTAGRLTEVFSEFGKVEDVVIRSTKKKCSALIVMATKDGAVAATRTLCGDLSNPLLVVTLQKAAQSDFLTAKKSAEAEPQSNIVGAGYQAYEDAVMQRLRKAAMNQKS; encoded by the exons atgGAGGGTTTTGTTGATCACTATTTAGTTCTAGGCTTACCTTCTGGAGAGGAAGCTCTCAAGCTTACCGAGAAGGAGATTGGAAAAGCGTACAAGTTGAAAGCTTTGGACTTGCATCCTGATAAACGTCCAGATGATCCCGATGCTCATGAGAAATTTCAGAGGCTCAAGACATCTTATGAGGTTCTCAAAGACGAGAAAGCCCGGAAGCTGTTTGATGATCTTCTTAGGATCCAGCGTGAGAAACAGCAGAAGAAATCACAAGTAGATTACAAGAGGCGTAAGCTGATGTCAGATCTGGAGGGAAGGGAACGTTCTGCTTTTTCTCCTGAGTCTGCTGCTAGACcttatgatgaagaagagaggatcGCTAGGAAGCTGAAGGAAGAGATAGAGAGGATACGTGCTAGACATGCAAAGAAGAAAAGTGGGTTTGAAACCCCAGAGAGTGGTGtggatgaaaagaaaaaagaagaaagaagcagtGCTGGAGCTAGTAGTGTTCAACTCGATAAAGAGAGAACGTTGAAGGTTTCATGGGAAGCAAGTGGTCAAGGGTATACAGCGGGAAGGCTTACAGAAGTGTTTTCGGAGTTTGGTAAGGTTGAAGATGTTGTGATTAGGAGTACCAAGAAGAAATGTTCTGCTCTTATTGTAATGGCTACAAAAGATGGAGCT GTTGCAGCGACGAGAACATTGTGTGGCGATCTCTCTAATCCATTGCTAGTTGTAACTCTTCAGAAAGCAGCCCAATCAGATTTTCTGACCGCCAAGAAATCTGCAGAAGCAGAACCGCAAAGCAACATAGTAGGTGCTGGTTATCAAGCTTATGAAGACGCCGTCATGCAAAGACTGCGAAAG GCGGCTATGAACCAGAAATCATGA
- the LOC104736378 gene encoding protein DYAD: MSPPLREKTLAAIYNIHRQKRSGKKICRKQLNDSAMAGLAMVTKREPGETQVKKEKEEEEEGGTASENNALALVEVKLEKEEEAGLLVTCGILKRKRLSRGGRSTRYSESFEEDNKQLIIPPRRKQLTTRWNSDRIKFAEQTLADVLKEEGATFETPVSRNFLRVTARSNIGDTGLLDHCLKHMDGKVTPGGTDRFRRCYNTDGTMQYWLERADLIKIKLESGIPDPTWVPPSWWKAQTVSHDASAVSSKLLMGEIEQMKSEIKELAAKQKLPDHAEETEKLCKDLMSWREKADKQMLEISNSLTSTQGMFKELVSWKDKVEQKLVGISNTLSNLQPNGSTSFSPGPENWEHILKNANLEDFTGNDFEPWDDLIDGLPEAVRPDTYALLPNPCKSSLQDHTLFEEQSLVNIDMQRTESCMTRGESRSSSQDKAELTPGSSITAGPKSDIDDPTIHNQEILKELVTWKVKAEQQLTDLSNAVLALKGQNQPNWRYP; encoded by the exons ATGTCGCCTCCTCTCCGTGAAAAAACCCTAGCCGCGATCTACAACAT ACATCGCCAGAAACGTTCGGGCAAGAAGATTTGTCGGAAGCAGCTGAATGATTCCGCTATGGCTGGTTTGGCGATGGTTACCAAGCGCGAGCCCGGAGAGACTCaggttaaaaaggaaaaagaagaagaagaagaaggaggtaCCGCATCTGAAAACAACGCCCTTGCTCTTGTTGAGGTCAAgttagagaaggaagaagaagctgggCTTCTCGTTACCTGTGGGATCCTGAAACGGAAACGACTCTCTCGTGGTGGAAGATCTACAAGGTATTCAGAAAGCTTCGAAGAGGATAATAAGCAGCTTATCATCCCTCCGAGACGCAAGCAGTTGACCACTCGATGGAACAGTGATAG GATTAAGTTTGCGGAGCAAACATTAGCGGATGTACTGAAGGAGGAAGGTGCTACTTTTGAAACACCTGTATCACGAAATTTTTTAAGAGTTACTGCACGAAGTAATATAGGTGATACTGGGCTCTTGGACCATTGCTTGAAGCATATGGATGGCAAAGTAACACCAGGTGGTACTGATCGCTTTAGGAGGTGTTACAATACTGATGGAACCATGCAGTATTGGCTTGAGAGGGCTGACCttatcaaaatcaaacttgaatCCGGTATTCCTGATCCTACTTGGGTTCCCCCATCTTGGTGGAAGGCTCAGACTGTATCACATGATGCTTCTGCTGTTTCGTCTAAGCTTCTTATGGGAGAGATTGAGCAAATGAAGAG TGAAATCAAAGAACTTGCGGCAAAGCAAAAGTTACCAGATCATGCTGAGGAAACTGAG AAACTGTGCAAGGATCTTATGAGTTGGAGGGAAAAGGCTGATAAGCAAATGCTGGAGATCTCTAATTCGTTGACTTCAACTCAG GGCATGTTCAAGGAATTGGTTTCGTGGAAAGATAAAGTAGAACAGAAGTTGGTTGGAATTTCAAACACTCTGAGCAATCTGCAGCCTAATGGGAGCACATCATTCAGTCCAGGTCCCGAAAATTGGGAACATATATTGAAGAATGCCAACTTGGAGGATTTTACAGGGAATGATTTTGAGCCATGGGATGACCTTATTGATGGTTTACCAGAAGCTGTCAGGCCGGATACCTACGCCCTTCTACCAAATCCTTGCAAAAGCTCTCTCCAAGACCATACCTTGTTTGAGGAACAGTCATTGGTCAACATCGATATGCAAAGGACAGAGAG CTGCATGACTAGAGGTGAATCCAGAAGCTCCAGTCAGGACAAAGCTGAATTGACTCCGGGTTCTTCGATAACCGCAGGTCCAAAATCAGACATTGATGACCCAACTATCCATAATCAG GAAATCTTGAAGGAGTTGGTGACTTGGAAAGTGAAAGCAGAGCAGCAGCTTACAGATTTATCAAACGCTGTCCTTGCTCTCAAGGGACAGAATCAACCAAACTGGCGTTACCCATGA